One segment of candidate division WOR-3 bacterium DNA contains the following:
- the rbfA gene encoding 30S ribosome-binding factor RbfA translates to MQHRDKRVADAIKDSVAKIVVSELSDPKIGFVTVTRCHISRDLKNATVYFSILGDETTQKQTFEHLQGARGYIRRRLGQMVVFRVLPELRFALDDMLAHEMHINEIISDLHRNEPGELD, encoded by the coding sequence ATGCAACACCGGGATAAGCGAGTCGCTGACGCCATCAAAGATTCCGTCGCCAAGATCGTAGTTAGCGAACTCTCCGACCCGAAGATCGGGTTCGTAACCGTGACCCGCTGCCACATCTCGCGCGACCTCAAGAATGCGACGGTCTACTTCTCCATACTGGGCGACGAGACTACCCAGAAGCAGACATTCGAACATCTCCAGGGCGCGCGCGGGTACATCCGGCGCCGGCTCGGCCAGATGGTGGTTTTCCGGGTACTGCCGGAACTCCGCTTCGCTCTCGACGACATGCTAGCCCACGAGATGCACATCAACGAGATAATATCCGACCTCCACAGGAACGAGCCCGGAGAACTGGACTAG